The genomic interval TGGGATGGGGAGACGACGGGCATCTTTAACCTGCCGCCGTTATCTCCTCTCCGTTCTTTGGGATTTCCGCAACTCACCGTCAGCTGAAAATGATCTGATCCGTCCATCGAAGTGAGACATATTTTGATTGACGGCGTTCACCGATCGAAATAGATGGTCAGCGAAGAGATAGTATtggattattattttattaattatcttGTTGGGAGTGGTTGGGGGCTGTGTGTAAATTGGCGGTGGGATAAATCgtgttgtttatttatttatttatttatttattcttttgtttGTTGGCAAGCCATTTGGTCTAAATATTTGCATTACCACGAAatgaaatgtaatatttttttcttaaccaAAGTTATTTTAAACTTCGCAATTCCATCTTTTTACCTTAgcattaacttttcaaaattatcaaTTCGTCTATACTAAGTTTGAGAGAggtcttttaattattttgaataatttttatggattttgaaaatgaagtttgagagaggtcttttaattattttgaataatttgtATGGATTTAGAAATCTAATAGtattcaaattatatttttatagaattttaaaaagccATTtggtatttaaatttgatttttcaaaattttatgaaatttttttattatctaaaattttaatagattttcatgaattttttttaaaattctttagatacaaattttaatcaataagaattctttaaaatacttgatataaattttaaaaaaataaaaaaaaagtttttcatCTTTAAAATTTCTAtagattttaaattattttaattttttatgaataaaTCTTTTCTATTTTCGGTCctgattttaattatttttttaatcttaaatgatTAATCAACTCACAATATGTAGCCCGACAATACATAAATTTGGGTatttcattttgaatttcttttttttttctttacgtgtatttttatttctagatcatCTCACTTGAATATCGGAATAAGTCAAACAAGTGCACATAATGATATTGAATATTTTCCTTTGAAAACATTGCAAAAAAGAAACTAAATTAACGAACAAGGAAACAACAGCACCTATAATGACGACGGTAACAGTACAGGGTACACTATTGTGCAAGCAACATCAAAGGTCAAAAACTGTGCTAGAAAAAATGGACACAAGATTCCAATGCTAGTATTTACTGATAGTTTAATGGACCAAACTCTAAACAATTTTAAGGCAGAAAAGAAAGCACACTCTTACATCGTGGAGGTTGTAGACCTAAAGTGCAGCAATTCAATCAGCACCCGATTGAAGAAACTTGTCTCCTCCAAGCTCTCTTAATCGACATCCTAGCTCTCGAAATCAATATCCTATTGCCACAATCCTTGTGACATCACCAGAACAATCATCCACCTACTTGAGCCTGGCTTCAAATTCGACTTTATGCTTCAACATTAGAATCTAGATCCAAGCGATTTTTTCATGGCCAACTATCTTATTTTCAGTTGATCATTGATACGGTGCATAGATGTGGGATCAGTAAGATGATGTAGTTAGGAGTCAAGATCATCGGATGGTCaggagtcaagcttacgtggaggtcaaaagtcaagcatccgtggctggtcagaagtcaagcttacgtgtaGATCAGAAGTCCAGCCTTCGTGGCTGATCAGAAGTccagcttacgtggaggtcagaagtcaagcttgcgtgaccagggtcaaagtctcagctgacaGGGCAGTCAAAGGATAGGATTATAAGTCGGACAAGAGCCAGCCCTGATAGCGATCAAGGACCGGGCCCACGGGCCAGGTACAGCTAAGGACTGAGCCCACAGGCCaggtaaaggtaaaggaaagaaggcCCCTGGCGTAGAACAGACCtgggcgtgcaggtcggaacgtacaagtcatggataacagtagaagcaggtcgggatacagacctgacgtgtaggtcggaacgtacaagtcatggataatagCAGAAGCAGGttgggatacagacctggcgtacaggtcggagcATACAgcccatggataacagcggatagaAGCAGTTCGAGATACAGACTTGGACGCGAAGGTTGGAACGTACAGGCCATGGAGAATAGCGGAtagaagcaggtcaggatacagacctggGTGTGCAGGTCGGAATGtacaaaccatggataacatcagacagatgcaggtcgggatacagacctagcgtacaggttgGAACGTACAAATCATAGATAACAACATACAGAGACAGGTTGTAATACAGACCGCGGAGTATAGACCTAGCGtccaggcactacaggacaaacaagtCAGGGGATCGCAACTGCCTATCAGAGAATGCCAGAGAATAAtcagtgtgtcagggaatatgctaacaatcGGAGCTCATTACCCCTTTTGATTCCATCGCCAGCTTATAAGAAGGTgtcacgtgtcattcaccgccagacaaagcctgacagccgacattccctgacacccgtcagacccagaaacttccgttgcagtataaaaagggatgttttgtcccttatgcaggtacgctcactcgtcatttctcactagtctttacttttcgtcctttctctgtgttttatggagaaaaagtacctgacttgagcgtcggagggcttgacccggggacttttccctggtttctagtctctaacgactcgtgggctcgtctaAGTGTGTGCAAAGCCGCAGTGTCATCGTCTTGGTCATCTTCCTTCGTCAGCCACCCGTTCAAAGCTTTCCAGGAGGGTGCCAGGTAGATCAGACGCCtcgacgactttccgtcaacttctaGTACatcaaggcccgccttcatccgactcagcttccggacgtgATCAAATTTGGTGCAGTCTGTTGGAACACAACAACTGGttccggaacgtgaagatggaggagtctggccgtATCAACATCACCATGATCGCAGGAGAATATGAACTCTTCAAGGAGACCAAGAGGCGAGCAGCCTCTGAAAAGCAAGCGACTGTCTCGTGACCGCGTCAAGCTCCTGCCGAAGCTTCCAAGGAGCCCCTCCCTGTTTCAAATCGAGGCTCTAAGAGAAAACAGCCTGAGGGGTTTTCTCAGGTTCCTTATCGTGAGCCTGGCGTGGGGTATTATCAGCCAGAGCCCCATGACCTCAGCCTTAAGAAAGAACAACCTCAAGTCTCCATGGCTGAAAGTTCCTTGCCCAGAGATTCGAAGAAAGGGAAGGCTCTCATCATACCGGAAGTATTCCCAGAAGACCCGGATGAGAGAGTACCATTCTCGGCTAGGATTTTGAATGAAAGATTGCCTAAGGGCTACAGGGCCCCGTCGATCGGGGAGTATGACGGGAGCAAAGACCAGGAAGAGCATTTACGCAAGTTTAAAAATGCAGCCCTATTGCACCAATACAGTGATACCGTCAAGTGTCAAGTTTTCTTGAATACCTTAGCTGGTTCGGCACTAAAATGGTTTGATGGGTTACCACAAGGATCCATCACCTATTTCTTGGACTTCAAGACGGCCTTCCTGCGTCATTTTGCCAGCAGTAAAAAATATCAGAAGACGGATCACTATCTTTTCGCTCTTAAGCAAGGGCCTACCGAGCCCTTAAGAACTTATATCAAtcgcttcaatcaagtggcccAAGATGTTCCCACCGCCACTTCGGAGATTCTGATGAGCGCTTTCTCTCATGGATTAGGGGgaaggagaattcttcagagatctcatcaaaaatcccgctcggaattttgattagatggtggaaaaagctgcCTGCTACATTAAAGTAGAAGAAGCACAGGCAGCTCAGAGGAAAGCCGAAAGACCACCTCCCTCTACCAATAAGCCGGAAAGAAGGGTGCCTCAACCACCTCCTCAACCTCTACCACGCGCTCGGGAAGCCCGACCTACCTTCCATCCCGAGCCGGAGGTTAGACCAGCCCCCCGAGTCGCAGCTGTGCATACTCCCCGACCTGGACCATGGAACAATCGGTATTGCACCTATCATCGATTTCGTACTCATGATACTAATCATTGTTTCCAGTTTGCTCGGTACTCCAAGCGGGCTGCATAGTTAGGCTTACCGCCGCCCGAGCTAGCTCCTCAAGTAATCAAGATGATGGAAGAGCAACGAGCCGCAGCTGGACAAGCCGGGCAATCCCGCCCCGACCTAGCAGGACCCAGTACTTATCAACCCGGTCGGTGGAAAGAGCCAGAAGGAGCACGGGAAGCCGAGAATAGAGGCAATGTCGTCGTCCGAGAGAttggcatgatctctggagggctAACTGATGGAGATTCGGGGAGAGCACGCAAGTCACATGTGCGTCGCTTGGAGGTTCACACTGTTGGATGCAGCCAGGAGCAGGCTTCTGGCTCTGTTATTAGTTTCAGGCCGGCAGACCTGGAAGGTCTGGAGCTGCCTTATGacgatgcccttatcatcaaagccATCATCGCCAATAGCTGAGTGACTCGGGTTTTCGTTGACatcgggagctcggtcaatattctgTTCAGGACTgcattcgaggagatgcagatcgatGCCACTGAACTACAGCCTGTGGCTACATCTTTATATGGATTTACAGGCAATGAGGTGAAGCCAATAggtcagattaagctggccatatcttTGGGTACCGAGCCATTAGTGCGCACTAGAAGGAGCACTTTTATAGTGGTTGATTCCCCCTTCTCTTATAACGTCATCTTGGGAAGGCCCgccctgcatgaatttagggCCGCTGTTTCTACTTTtcatcaaaaaatcaaattccccATTGGCGAGCAGGTCagggaagtcaagggagagcagagGGTCTCTCGTCGATGCTACATTGATATGGTACAGGTAGAGGCCAGGAAGAATCAAAGGATGCAAGATGGGGGCGTTCATGCTGTCCAAGAAGAACCTGTGCCTATGGCCGAAGAACTCATCCCCTGGGAGGAGGTGCAACTATACGCTGAACGTCCTGAAAGTCTAACTCGATTGGCAAGcgaccttccttctcctctcaaGGAAGAGTTAGTCCAATGCTTGATCCGTAATcgggatgtcttcgcctggtctacAGAGAAGTTACCTGGGGTCAAGTCTGAGGTAGCGGAGCATAAGTTACATCTACTGCCGGTCTCCCGACtagtcaagcaaaagaaaagaaacttcTCGGCCGACCAGAACAAAATAATCAGAGCcgaggtggatcagctcaggaaggcaggtCACGTTTGAGAAGTGCAGTTCCCATCCTGTCTCTCTAATGTGGTTTTAGTAAAGAatcccaacaataagtggagggtatgcatagacttccgagatctcaaccgagctagtcccaaggattgttatcctctaccccggattgatcagatggtggactcaactgcTGGTTGCGAAAGGATTTGCATGATGGATGCAtaccaggggtatcatcagatacctttagcggtggaggaccaagaaaaggttagcttcattacggctgatggtaccttctgttatactgtcatgcccttcGGTCTCAGGAACGCAGGAGCCACCTACCAAAGAATGATGAacaaaatcttccgggagcagatcgggcccaatgtggaagtctatgtggatgatatactcatcAAGTCCCCTTTAGCCGTGAACCTGATcaaggatgtagaagaaacctgcaagactctccggcaatatgggctgaagctgaaccccttgaaatgcttgtttggggctaaaggaggaaagttcttgggctacttagtgaccgagcggggaatagaagcTAATCCAGAAAAGGTTCGGGCACTACGTGATATGCAGGCTCCCCAGAATTTAAAGGAAACCCAGAACTGATCGGTAAAATAACAACCCTATCAAGATTTGTTTCCAGATCTGCAGACCGGGCTGCTcctttcttcaaagtgctcaggaaggcctccaagttccaatgggatgaagaatgtaccCGAGCTTTTGAAGAGCTGAAGAAGTATTTAGAGGCTCTGTCATCTTTATTCAAGCCAGTTGTTGGAGAACCATTATGGGTCTACTTATCTGCCACCCCTGAGGCCGTAGGGGTTGTGCTTGTTAAAGAACATGATAATGTACAACAGCtagtgtatttcttcagtcatctattaaaaggagccgagttTCGATACACGACCCTCGAGAAGTTGGTTTATTGATTGGTCCTTATGGCTCGACGGTTAAGACCTTACTTCTTAGCACATCCTATCACAGTTCTGACCAATAGCACTATGGGAAGAGCCTTGACTAATGTAGAAGTTGCAGGTCAGTTTATTAAATGGGCGATAGAGTTAGGGGAATATGGCATACAATACCAGCCGCGCACAGCCATTAAGGCACAGACCTTAGTagatttcttaacagaaattCATCAGACCAACTCTGAAGAAACCTGGAAGGTCTATGTGGATGTATCGACAACTCATCAAGGAAGCGGGGTCGGGGTCCTATTGATATCTCCCCAAGGGGATATACTCCAATTAGCTGTCCAATTGAATTtccgagccaccaacaatgaggcagaatacgaGGCTTTGTTGGCAGGACTGCAAGCAGCCTGGCACGTAGGGGCAGCCCGGGTaatcatttattcagattctcagctagtaactcagcaagtggccgacaactttatgataaattgtgataaattaCAAGTATACCGAGAAGCTTATGAAAAGATGAAAGAGGAATTCGCAGAAATCACAGTAACTAAGATCCTCAGGGCGGAGAATGAGAAGGCAGATGAGCTAGCAAAGATGATCAATTCCTTAACCACTTGGGTATTGGATCGGTCAACGACACAAACCTTCCTGATAGCTCAGATAGATTTGCAAAACAACAGggaagcaactattgattggcgggcGCCCATGATCAGCTATCTTAGGCAGGGTATCTTACCGACTGACCCAGAAGAATCACGGCTGGTCAGGAAGCAATCTcatgcttatgtcatgatcggggatcagctctacaagaggtcCTTCTCTAGACCCTTACTCAAATGCTTGGGTATGGAGGAGGCAgaccaggccttgcgagaaaTACATTTGGGATGCTGTGACAATCATGTAGGCGGTCAGACATTATCTCGCAAGGTactcctggccgggtatttctggcctactttacagaggGATGCTCACAAGCTGGTAAATACCTACCTGTCctgccaaaaacatcaaaatttaacacGTCGACCGACGGCTCTGCTGAGAAcatctatagtctcgtgtccttTTGATCAATAGAGCATAGATATTGTGGGACCATTTTTGATTGCTCCGGGTCAGAGACGTTTCTTATTGGTGGCAGTGAAttatttctctaagtgggtggaagcagaGACATTGGCCAGGATCACAGAAGATGCGGTCATCCAATTTCTGTGGAAGAATATTCTCTGCAGGTTCGGCATTCcgcataaattggtatcagacaatgagaggcaatttcaagggcaaaAAATCTAGGCCTGGTGTAAGAGATTTGACATAACgcaagccttcacttcagtagTATACCCGTAAAGCAATGGCCAGACCGAGGTGGTAATCGAGAAATAGTGCGAGGTTTGAAGGTTAAGTTGGATCATGTGGGAGGCAACTAGGTGGAAGAACTGTTGAACATCCTATGAGCCTATCGTACAACACCCCGAGAAAGTACCAGTCTGACATCATTCCATCTGGTTTATGGCAACGAAGCGGTAGTACCTATAGAAATTTGAGTGCCATTAGTCAGGAGGACCTTATACGATGAAGGAAACATAAAGCGGCGGTTGGCTGAACTGGATCTCATTAGTGAAACCCGTGATAGGACGGCAGCTCGGCTGGAGgcttatcgacaaagaatgaggcaaaattataacagaagagtgatTCCTCGATTCTTTGGAAAAGGAGATTTGGTCTGGAAGCAAGTTAAGCCTATGGGAGATGTGGCCAAGTTAGCACCGCAGTGGGATGAGTCTTACAAAGTTATCAAAAAATTATCGTTCGGagcttattatttacaagataactagtgttagagtgtatactaaaagcctagcttttggtatgaacatttatctagaaataagaatcacattggtcaaatgtctacatttatgataaatgtacactacaagaaaaaagctaatagacaacgcttttaaagcgttgtctttgtgcctgaaaaagcgttgttaaaggcactgttgttaaaagtctgctcaacgacaacgcttttaaagcgttgtcgtttgtagcaaagacaacgcttttacaacgctttaaaagcgttgtgtatttttttgcaaaaacatcattattacaacgctttaaaagcgttgttgtttttggcaaagacaacacttatgcaacgctttaaaagcgttgtctttttgaaaaaaaaaatttaaaaaaaatctatttacaaaattatttttttatatttacaaaaatattaattttcttttaccatgtccaaattcgaatttgacatataaaatagcattaattagctcagctaatgatttcaaactcgtacaaaacaatagaattcaactacaaagtattagtatttacaggagaattcaactatacacaaagactgaatatttctgtttcaaagtagatagtaacattcaaatttaaaacaaaaaaaacacaaaatagcTAGCTGGCCTCGAAGACAAcgatctgcatgcttacttctactagatatatTGATCAAAATGGATTGACGGCTTCACCCTGGTTGCCCAATCCATTACAGGTCTTGTGTTCTTCCCTGAAAATGCAGAGATAAATCAAACAGATCCATTggttttcaataaaaaaaaaatggtaagactacttcaataaataaataataattgtaCCATGAAGATGAGATTCAAGTGTTCCATTGGGCACAAAATCATACACAAGCAGCCTTTGATCGTATGATATGCAATACCCTACAAGAGAAACCAAATGGCGATGGTGCACATGGCTGATAATCTCCACTTCAGATTTGAACTCACGGTCACCTTGCCTACTTTCAATTTTTAATTGCTTCACGGCCACTTCTCTTCCATCAGTAAGCACCCTTTGTAAACAGAACAAAATCCACCCTCTCCCAATATATTTTGAGGTGAGAAACACCTATACATGTGCTACTTTGTTTCGACCATGGAAATATAGCAAAAAGAATAGTATAATTGGAGATGCTAGGGAAACCACTGTGAGATGTAAATACATAATTAGAGATGCAGTGCAAAAAGAACAGCATATATTTCATTTGAATTCTTACACATGATCTAAAGTCGAAATCAACATATGTTCTGGTTTCTTTGGTTTGTAGAACTTGTAGCTTTATCAAACACAATTTGACTTGAAATTTTCCAATAGCAAATGTAGTTTTTCGATGTACTAAACTATTCATATAAAATATGGCTTTGATTCTAGAGtgcaaagaaaggatttaaaaattCAACATGTCAATATGAAGGTAGCAAAAAATCATTTTTGAACCAATAAACATGatattttctacaaaatattaccATGTTTACTGCTATAGCCAATAGTTAGATATGGTTGGTAAGATTTTGACTCTGTATCATAGCCATCCAAAATATAAAAGCAGTGTGGTATTGTCTATGGTTAATAAGTAAAGTTATGAATGTAGTACTAATATTTGGATTCGTATTTGATTGAAAACCATTTCTTATCCAACCCACTATCTCCTTTTCCATCAAATCACTAGAAGGAAGTTGATTAACATGCAATTCGGGCCGCAGCCTTGAACAAATTGAAAATCTTAATTATTACTTGAAACTCatgattcttttgcacaaaacAACGTCCATATGCTTGATAAGATGTCGTTCTTCCTTCTTTACACATCAGTACAGCAACCATTTTTGAACCAGTAAACATGGTATTTTTGAACCAGTAAACATGTTAACCGTAGTAAATCATGTgaaatatgatattattaccACCTATATACTATTAAATACTCACAACCTTTAGAATTGCCATAGTAGCCCTTTTCAATCTTCAGAATATAAGGTCACCAATGGCGGAAATGACTTGTGCCAATCCTAAGCCATCAGCGGATGCGTGGTTGAACCTTACACCAATGAGGAACCCACCACATGTGAACTTAGTAACATGTTGTTTTAATGCAAGCACCAAAGTTACTTAGGAGCAGATAACCGCAGCATTGCAACATTCAATTGATCCTATTATTCTCTATGATGACGCAGAAGTCATGCTTAAAGCTAAGAGAGCTAGTTACACAAATGGTAATCTCCATGATTGAGGCATAAATAAATTAATGTAAGCATGGTCTGATTTCTTTTCTAGCATCAATGTGGATTCTTGTTGAAGAAGATAAGCATAAATTGGAGACAAGAACAAGACATGAGTTTCAACTACTCGAGCCTGCAATGTTAGTTGGAAATACTCTAGCTCTTGTTCTGGCAAAGAGAATGTCTGAATTTGAATGCAGAAACTAAGTTGATTTAGAGCTAatgttatttttttctcttttctaaaAACAAAATTCCAAAACAGGATATATTTATGAGTTATACATATTTTGGCTCTAATGGGCAATTCATGAGAACAGAAATCAATCAAAGAAATCATTACCACATTGAAGGAAAGATATTTCAACCAAACTAAGATAGtatttttattatgaattgtcAGCAGTCACTAGCAAGAGCATTTTTTAGCTGAAAATTGCCTAACTGGATCTAGATTGTTGATTCTTCCCTGTCCATGCATTTAATAACTCTCGTTCCTACTCTTACACTATGTTATATGCTAAATACCTTTACTATCTTTATTGGCGTAATATCACTTTTTATACTCTGATATGGCAGTACAAAACTCTTGTCAACAGACCtagaatggaaaaaaaaaatatatcctatCTTGTCAACAAATacaattaatgatgagaaaaaaaacttGTCCCTCAGTGAGAACTTGAATAGATGTTAAAATGGTAAAAACTTATGAAAGGCCAACTTCACATACGGAGCCATCCACCGATAAGTTCCAGTTTCAGGTGTCATTCCTTCACTTTTAACCTCAATACGAGCAACCCCAAAGTCAGCAATCTTAATTGATTTATCTGAAAATATAAGTAGATTATCAGACTTAAGATCCCTGTGTATGAATCCCAAGCCATGAATATACTCCATGCCCTTGGCAACGTCTATTGCTTGCTTGACTGCCAGCTTTAGAGGCACTGATCTATTCTGCCTCTTCATAAGAAATTGCCTCACTGATCCACCCTTTGCATACTCTGTCACAATGCACCAGACCATCAGCTTCCTGCAGGCCCCAATAAATCTGACAATATTTGGATGTTTGAGATTTGCGAGCGTCATAACCTCCTGCCTGAACTGCTGCTCCATGACCAATGCCCTCTCAAGATCATTCTCAGGCTTTTCCAGCAGCTTAATAGCAACATCTTGTCCATCATAAGTACCCTTGTAGAGCTTCCCAAAAGCACCCTGAGCAAAGGCCACCCCCATATTCAACTTCCTTAGATATAGGGTCCATTCATCATAGTTCTCGAGAGACTCTGTAGGATACCGTGGGTCCATCAAGGTCTGAGCCAAAGCGTCTTCGTTCATAGCATGAGAGACCCTACCAGGTCTCAGCACGCTATGCCCCACAGAGAAATTGACACCCGGGAATAGACGGAGTCCAGTATGGTGAAGTATTCCAGTCCTAGAGTTGTTCGATCCGACACTGCTGTTTTCCAAGGACATGGCAGCCGACCCACCATCAATGCTCGTCTGAAGGCTTCTAACACTATCTATCGACATGTTAGAACCCTCATCCAGCTTTTGGTAAAGTTCCATATCATAAAACCCCCTCACAACCTCCTCCCTTAGCACCGAGAAgaatccttgcttcttcttcccgCGACCGTGACTAGGGCATTTGCGTGAAGGAATTCAGAGGAGAGGAGGTTCGCGGAGAGGGGTTTGCTGGAGAGGacgtgagaggaggagttggaaGGAGAGGGCGTGAGAGGGGTTTGGGAAGATAggcgtgagatgaggagttgtgaGAGGGGTTCGGGAAGATAAGGAGGAGTTGTGAGAGTAAAACCTATGGGTacttgatccaacggtttgtattatcCCAGATTTAGATGAGGGTTTAACAAtacacaacgctttttaaaaatcgttgtcgtagacgctaaaaaaaatactaatagacaacgcttttcaaaaagcgttgtgtttgacccataaaaatcactaatagacaacgatttttaaaaaagcgttgtctattagtaagaaaataaagaaatagacaacgcttttcactaaaagcgttgttaaaaagaaaaagacaacgctttttgaaaaaagcgttgtcttttaagtgttgtaaaatcccaattttcttgtagtggtagttgctcaattaatttatattatagataacatggtgtgtggtgtcacacacagaagatcatgttatcggttccttataaattataaacagtggctcacgaccatgatggaaaggaacaaaccattggaaggtcgtagtgtaattaggtgttagtttatcttaactatataattacactagtacacttagagtgtattgagtaggaccatttgaggtcgtttcttttatactgactttataaagaaacaaagacctcggttattatggaagtgtgtgctcttaatcctaatataataacaagcatatatatttgatatttatttctttaatttatcaatgggtgagatttagttcgatgaatcaataagctcgataagttgggaaatgatatcacttatagtgtgtgttgttgattatagaaggaaactgtgtcctagtaatctaggttgagaatgtccccaagaggagctcataaggattgtcatgttaaaccctgcaggtggacttagtccgacatgacgatgaagttgagtggtactactcttggagctagatattaattaagtgagttgtcagtaacttacttaattagtggacatttattatcttaaatacagggagactaacacactcataataagaaggagcccaaaatgtaatttgggattggtgcggtagttcaataatagttctctagtggaatgaattattattgataaaattaagttgtgtgttcggacgggatgcttaattttatcggagaccaaaaccaattcctcctctcggtccctatcatagcctcttaattatagagtactatacccacctatacccacctgcttacccatcctataggggtcggccaagctagtttgcagaccaagctagggccggccacgggtatgttcatgggtgaattcatgtggccgtccctattaaaataaaaaggaattttaattttaaaattttcttatgtggataatataatttaaaagagagtttaaaaatttaaatccttccttttataagattctacaaaagattaagagaagagttaaaatctctttccttatttgtagattaaaaggttgattttaattttggtaaaaactttccttttaattatattcatgatttaaaaaagtttaaaattaaaaattctcttttattagtttctacaaaagattaagaaaagatttaatatctttccttatttgtatattgaaag from Zingiber officinale cultivar Zhangliang chromosome 6B, Zo_v1.1, whole genome shotgun sequence carries:
- the LOC121989287 gene encoding serine/threonine-protein kinase STY13-like isoform X1 encodes the protein MELYQKLDEGSNMSIDSVRSLQTSIDGGSAAMSLENSSVGSNNSRTGILHHTGLRLFPGVNFSVGHSVLRPGRVSHAMNEDALAQTLMDPRYPTESLENYDEWTLYLRKLNMGVAFAQGAFGKLYKGTYDGQDVAIKLLEKPENDLERALVMEQQFRQEVMTLANLKHPNIVRFIGACRKLMVWCIVTEYAKGGSVRQFLMKRQNRSVPLKLAVKQAIDVAKGMEYIHGLGFIHRDLKSDNLLIFSDKSIKIADFGVARIEVKSEGMTPETGTYRWMAPGFPSISNYTILFAIFPWSKQSSTCIGVSHLKIYWERVDFVLFTKGAY
- the LOC121989287 gene encoding serine/threonine-protein kinase STY13-like isoform X2; this translates as MELYQKLDEGSNMSIDSVRSLQTSIDGGSAAMSLENSSVGSNNSRTGILHHTGLRLFPGVNFSVGHSVLRPGRVSHAMNEDALAQTLMDPRYPTESLENYDEWTLYLRKLNMGVAFAQGAFGKLYKGTYDGQDVAIKLLEKPENDLERALVMEQQFRQEVMTLANLKHPNIVRFIGACRKLMVWCIVTEYAKGGSVRQFLMKRQNRSVPLKLAVKQAIDVAKGMEYIHGLGFIHRDLKSDNLLIFSDKSIKIADFGVARIEVKSEGMTPETGTYRWMAPLLSSHVVGSSLV